A section of the Gloeobacter violaceus PCC 7421 genome encodes:
- a CDS encoding long-chain-fatty-acid--CoA ligase, with protein sequence MNLAHLLDDQLRHRPEKVAFEGDGRSLSYAQLAHLSENFAASLTTAGYGPGDRIAVVLPNVPEYALAMFALWRRGAVPVLINPQLTGRELDYILRDSQARAVILPEALLGVLAPLRSELPNLRAIVLGVPADEDLNFAGLAATPGQCPVAERHGDDIAQMMYTSGTTGTPKGALISHGNLLANARSGIERLSVTGDDHLFCILPVFHAFAFTAALVIMPLVGGSVSFEYRLSPKKLMEHLSDPRVSVMVAVPSLLSTILRFPTELKLSAALRCILCGGGPLPPQLEAAFAQRFGDLVRQGYGMTECSPYAAFSPPDRPSKPGSIGLPMPQGHKLAVRDPISGDFAAPGTVGELVVSGPHVFKGYWNQPEATSEAFVEGWLRSGDLGYIDEEGYFFLVDRLKDMIIVGGEKVYSREVEDVLLAFAPLREVAVVGQPDPDKGEIVRAFVSLQEGAAIGEEEIIRFARERLAPVKVPRSITVLAELPKSATGKILKRELRKQFAPK encoded by the coding sequence ATGAACCTCGCCCATTTGCTCGACGACCAACTGCGCCACCGCCCCGAAAAAGTGGCTTTCGAGGGCGACGGGCGCTCGCTTTCCTATGCGCAACTGGCGCACCTGAGCGAGAATTTTGCCGCCTCGCTTACCACTGCCGGGTACGGCCCCGGCGATCGCATCGCGGTAGTGCTGCCCAACGTGCCGGAGTACGCCCTGGCCATGTTCGCGCTGTGGCGGCGGGGGGCGGTGCCGGTGCTGATCAATCCGCAGTTGACCGGCCGCGAACTGGACTATATTCTCCGTGATTCGCAGGCGCGGGCGGTGATCTTGCCCGAGGCGCTCCTCGGGGTCCTCGCACCGCTGCGCTCCGAGTTGCCCAACCTGCGGGCGATCGTGCTCGGTGTGCCCGCAGATGAAGATCTGAACTTCGCCGGGCTCGCTGCCACCCCCGGCCAGTGTCCTGTAGCCGAGCGCCACGGCGACGACATCGCCCAGATGATGTACACCAGCGGCACCACCGGTACCCCGAAAGGTGCGCTCATCAGCCACGGCAACCTGCTCGCCAACGCCCGCTCGGGCATCGAGCGGCTCTCCGTCACCGGCGACGATCACCTGTTCTGCATCCTGCCCGTTTTTCACGCCTTCGCCTTTACCGCGGCACTGGTGATCATGCCCTTGGTCGGCGGGTCGGTCAGCTTTGAGTACCGCCTGAGCCCCAAAAAGCTGATGGAGCATCTGAGCGATCCACGGGTCAGCGTGATGGTAGCGGTGCCCAGTCTGCTCTCGACAATCTTGCGCTTCCCGACCGAACTGAAGCTCTCCGCTGCGCTGCGCTGCATCCTCTGCGGCGGCGGTCCGTTGCCGCCCCAACTGGAGGCGGCCTTCGCCCAGCGCTTCGGCGATCTGGTCCGCCAGGGCTACGGCATGACCGAATGCTCGCCCTACGCCGCCTTTAGCCCCCCGGACCGGCCCAGCAAACCCGGCTCGATCGGATTGCCCATGCCCCAGGGGCACAAACTGGCGGTCCGCGACCCGATCTCGGGCGATTTTGCGGCACCGGGCACAGTGGGCGAACTGGTCGTCTCCGGTCCCCATGTCTTCAAAGGCTACTGGAACCAACCCGAGGCCACCTCCGAAGCTTTCGTCGAGGGCTGGCTACGCTCCGGCGATCTGGGCTATATCGACGAGGAGGGCTACTTCTTCCTGGTCGATCGCCTCAAGGACATGATTATCGTGGGCGGCGAGAAGGTCTATTCCCGCGAAGTCGAGGACGTGCTCCTCGCTTTTGCGCCGCTGCGGGAAGTGGCGGTGGTTGGGCAGCCGGATCCCGACAAGGGCGAAATCGTGCGTGCGTTCGTCAGTCTGCAGGAGGGAGCCGCCATCGGTGAGGAAGAAATTATCCGCTTCGCCCGCGAAAGGCTCGCCCCCGTCAAAGTGCCCAGATCGATCACCGTTTTGGCAGAACTGCCCAAATCGGCGACCGGCAAAATTCTGAAGCGCGAACTGCGCAAACAGTTCGCACCGAAGTGA
- a CDS encoding TolC family protein — protein sequence MRIRSAVMLFALGLGLSPAHAQTVGQLSGPDGPSTTAASLDGPPVRATMPPLPSNAVQLRIQSNRALTLQDAVNTSLGNSPTLLIARIAVERAEAVKRQAEAGLFPTVSLSGGYSYNQSPQAAISRALVTGSSTTTTDTTAITQSLIGPGLFNSTQAAALTGLLFGDSSSGGVSSAFLSESAILQGQVRIDWNIFTSGLVGSRILAAQENLQAARLDYERTRQDLINNVIGAYYDLQAADGNVQIGDAAVKSAEASLNDARAQERAGVGTRFAVLQAETQLANSVQQRLTAVNQREINQRNLARALNFQVPTTVEAADPVEETGTWQLGLDETIYRALNNRVELAQQDALRRAAKANEAVAYASVAPQISIFATGDAFDNLLDRIVGIYTGYSAGAQIRWNAFDGGLAAAQAAQAVADAKTAEARFVDTYNTIRFSVESSISSLETARQRVDSATAAVASATEALRLARLRFQAGVGTQTDVITSDRDLTQARVNRLIAVIDYNRALAAIRRSVGIL from the coding sequence ATGAGAATCCGTAGCGCCGTGATGCTGTTCGCCTTGGGTCTGGGGCTATCCCCGGCCCACGCCCAGACCGTCGGCCAGTTGAGCGGCCCGGACGGTCCGAGCACAACCGCCGCGAGCCTGGACGGACCGCCGGTGCGCGCGACGATGCCGCCGCTGCCGAGCAACGCCGTGCAGCTGCGCATCCAGAGCAACCGCGCCCTGACGCTGCAGGATGCCGTCAACACCTCCCTGGGCAACAGTCCGACGCTGCTGATTGCCCGCATTGCCGTCGAGCGCGCCGAGGCGGTCAAGCGGCAGGCCGAAGCGGGGCTGTTCCCGACGGTGAGCCTCTCGGGCGGCTACTCTTATAACCAATCGCCCCAGGCGGCCATCTCCCGAGCCCTCGTTACCGGTTCGAGCACCACCACCACCGACACCACCGCCATCACCCAGAGCCTGATCGGACCGGGACTTTTCAATTCGACCCAGGCAGCCGCCCTCACCGGCCTGCTCTTCGGCGATTCTTCCTCCGGCGGTGTCAGCAGCGCCTTTTTGTCCGAAAGCGCCATTCTCCAGGGCCAGGTGCGCATCGACTGGAATATCTTTACCAGCGGCCTGGTGGGCAGCCGCATCCTCGCCGCCCAGGAGAACCTGCAGGCCGCCCGCCTCGACTACGAGCGCACCCGCCAGGATCTGATCAACAACGTCATCGGTGCTTACTACGATCTGCAGGCCGCCGACGGCAACGTGCAAATCGGCGATGCCGCCGTCAAAAGTGCCGAGGCGAGCCTCAACGACGCGCGCGCCCAGGAGCGGGCCGGGGTGGGCACCCGCTTCGCGGTGCTGCAGGCGGAGACCCAGCTGGCCAACTCCGTCCAGCAGCGGCTGACCGCGGTCAACCAGCGCGAGATCAACCAGCGCAACCTGGCGCGCGCCCTCAACTTCCAGGTGCCCACCACCGTCGAGGCGGCCGACCCGGTCGAGGAGACCGGCACCTGGCAGTTGGGCCTCGACGAGACGATTTACCGGGCGCTTAACAACCGCGTCGAACTGGCCCAACAGGACGCCCTGCGCCGGGCGGCCAAGGCCAACGAAGCGGTCGCCTACGCCTCGGTGGCGCCGCAGATTAGCATCTTCGCCACCGGCGACGCCTTCGATAACCTGCTCGATCGCATCGTCGGCATCTACACCGGCTACAGCGCCGGTGCTCAGATCCGCTGGAACGCCTTCGACGGCGGTCTGGCCGCCGCCCAGGCCGCCCAGGCGGTCGCCGACGCCAAGACCGCCGAGGCGCGCTTTGTGGACACCTACAACACCATCCGCTTCAGCGTCGAAAGCTCGATCTCCAGCCTGGAGACGGCCCGCCAGCGCGTCGATTCGGCCACCGCCGCCGTGGCCAGCGCCACCGAGGCCCTGCGCCTGGCCCGGCTGCGCTTCCAGGCGGGGGTGGGCACCCAGACCGACGTGATCACCTCCGACCGCGATCTGACCCAGGCACGGGTCAACCGGCTGATCGCGGTCATCGACTACAACCGGGCGCTCGCCGCCATCCGCCGGTCCGTGGGCATTCTGTAG
- a CDS encoding glycerol acyltransferase translates to MTFRLAVQARPPLAFVPPTLNPLLLKALPAALPWWLRLATPLADCRTEHVERLVALYRDFQAGKARFLLAFRHPTTYDPFAMGYLLSQAVPRKAREQGVQLNGPVHAHFLYDRGIPLWAGRAVGWLLPRVGGISIQRGRFDRLGLRTARELFAFGSLPIAAAPEGGTNAHSEIVGPLEPGVAQLGFWCAEDLAAAGRPEAVYIVPVGIRYSYIDAPWAALERLLDTLEADVGCKPAPKGDRYERLLAVGEQLLAQMESFYSRFYRRHLPSPAPGEPAAGFDERLTRLLEAALQVAEEFFDLSAKGNLIDRCRRIEQAGFERIFREDLKDGGPGLSPTERGLADRLAEETDLRMWHMRLVENFVAVNGNYVRSKPTAERFAETALIALRTVQSLKGDNPFEAFNLGKQRVHLTVAAPLSVRERLAAYQSSRQGARREVARLTGDLQAALEAMIDQVPGQTPL, encoded by the coding sequence ATGACTTTCCGACTTGCCGTCCAGGCCCGACCGCCGCTGGCCTTTGTTCCCCCCACCCTCAATCCGCTGCTGCTGAAGGCTCTGCCGGCGGCACTCCCCTGGTGGTTGCGCCTGGCGACGCCCCTGGCCGACTGTCGCACCGAACACGTCGAGCGGCTGGTGGCGCTGTACCGGGATTTTCAGGCGGGCAAGGCGCGGTTTTTACTCGCCTTTCGCCATCCGACCACCTACGACCCGTTTGCAATGGGCTATCTGCTCTCCCAGGCGGTGCCCCGAAAAGCCCGCGAGCAGGGCGTGCAGTTGAACGGCCCGGTGCACGCCCACTTTCTGTACGACCGGGGCATTCCCCTGTGGGCGGGACGGGCGGTGGGCTGGTTGTTGCCGCGGGTCGGGGGCATTTCGATCCAGCGCGGCCGCTTCGACCGGCTGGGCCTGCGCACCGCCCGCGAGCTGTTCGCCTTCGGCAGCCTGCCCATCGCGGCCGCTCCCGAAGGCGGCACCAACGCCCACAGCGAGATCGTCGGTCCCCTGGAGCCGGGGGTCGCCCAGTTGGGCTTCTGGTGCGCGGAGGATCTGGCGGCGGCCGGTCGCCCCGAGGCGGTCTATATCGTGCCGGTGGGCATCCGTTACAGCTATATCGACGCGCCCTGGGCTGCCCTCGAGCGGTTGCTCGACACCCTCGAAGCGGACGTGGGCTGCAAACCCGCCCCCAAAGGCGACCGCTACGAGCGGCTGCTGGCGGTGGGCGAGCAGTTGCTTGCCCAGATGGAAAGCTTTTATTCGCGCTTCTACCGCCGCCACCTGCCTTCCCCGGCCCCCGGCGAACCGGCAGCCGGGTTCGATGAGCGCCTGACCCGTTTGCTCGAAGCGGCCTTGCAGGTGGCGGAAGAATTTTTCGACCTGAGCGCCAAGGGCAACCTGATCGACCGCTGCCGCCGTATCGAGCAGGCGGGCTTCGAGCGGATCTTTCGCGAAGACCTCAAAGACGGCGGCCCCGGGCTCAGCCCCACCGAGCGCGGCCTGGCCGATCGCCTGGCCGAGGAGACCGATTTGCGCATGTGGCACATGCGGCTGGTCGAAAACTTTGTCGCCGTCAACGGCAACTACGTGCGCAGCAAACCGACCGCCGAGCGTTTCGCCGAGACCGCCCTCATCGCCCTGCGCACCGTGCAGAGCCTCAAAGGGGACAATCCCTTCGAAGCATTCAACCTGGGCAAGCAGCGGGTCCACCTCACCGTGGCCGCGCCCCTCTCGGTGCGCGAACGGCTCGCCGCCTACCAGTCCAGCCGCCAGGGAGCCCGCCGGGAGGTCGCCCGGCTGACCGGCGATTTGCAGGCGGCTCTCGAAGCGATGATCGATCAGGTGCCGGGGCAGACTCCGCTCTGA
- a CDS encoding septal ring lytic transglycosylase RlpA family protein, giving the protein MLNVAAASAQVRTVQDLPVAGGWLKSMQQSLQQPAGTPTPDQLPLKMGGAVPPATRAAARIQDMPEYQTTVVYLGDLPLLSVATAEEPAILRASLISSRVNQLQWDQIPGESIRITHDGKSYSLVAGKDQTLITIDRSIRLSRTEAISDKAAALQIANRLRRYFGNAPELTDAPPEPPSLIAAISVSISDTVVHVFQGVASWYGHTFLNRRTSSGTVLREDSLIAAHPALPFGTQLRVTNLGNGRQVTVKVQDRGPFIRGRVIDLSPRAAQLLGMVSSGLARVKVEVIR; this is encoded by the coding sequence ATGCTCAACGTCGCTGCGGCAAGCGCCCAGGTCCGCACGGTCCAGGATCTTCCGGTGGCGGGTGGATGGCTCAAATCGATGCAACAGAGCCTCCAGCAACCGGCCGGCACCCCAACTCCCGATCAACTCCCGCTGAAGATGGGCGGGGCGGTTCCCCCTGCCACCCGTGCCGCCGCCCGCATTCAGGACATGCCCGAGTACCAGACCACCGTCGTCTACCTGGGCGATCTGCCCTTGCTCTCCGTGGCGACGGCCGAGGAACCGGCGATCTTGCGGGCCAGCTTGATCAGCTCTCGAGTCAACCAGTTGCAATGGGATCAAATTCCCGGCGAGTCGATTCGCATCACCCACGACGGCAAGTCCTACTCGCTGGTCGCCGGTAAGGACCAGACACTGATCACCATCGACCGGAGCATTCGTCTGAGCCGCACCGAGGCGATTTCCGACAAAGCGGCGGCTCTGCAAATCGCCAACCGCCTGCGCCGCTACTTCGGCAACGCGCCGGAACTGACCGACGCCCCGCCCGAGCCACCCTCGTTGATCGCCGCGATCAGCGTCTCGATCAGCGACACGGTCGTGCATGTCTTCCAGGGGGTCGCCTCCTGGTATGGCCACACATTTTTGAACCGGCGCACCTCCAGCGGTACGGTACTGCGCGAGGACAGCCTGATTGCCGCCCACCCCGCCTTGCCCTTCGGCACCCAGCTGCGGGTCACCAACCTCGGCAACGGCCGGCAGGTGACCGTCAAGGTCCAAGATCGCGGGCCATTTATCCGGGGGCGGGTGATCGACCTGTCGCCGCGGGCCGCCCAGCTGCTCGGCATGGTCAGCTCCGGCCTCGCCCGGGTCAAAGTCGAAGTGATCCGCTAG
- a CDS encoding GNAT family N-acetyltransferase has protein sequence MPQASLLQEVPEEPWRLRSGVEALLRPLRPSDLELHWGLFHNCSTQSLYQRFFQAPERSKVTDSEVARFTDFDRSRELAVTAVQTTGGGPELGVVRLVRLGSDIFEFAVLIADPWHRQGLGRKLVQKAIAVAAAGQVRRLEGYVLASNRPMLTLCRQLGFVLERLGGEGLYQVHLEVEGDGCPTVTGSSPIARADR, from the coding sequence ATGCCACAGGCTTCTTTGCTGCAGGAGGTGCCGGAGGAACCCTGGCGGTTGCGCAGCGGTGTCGAGGCTTTGCTGAGACCTTTGCGCCCCTCGGACCTGGAGTTGCACTGGGGGCTTTTTCATAACTGCTCGACCCAATCGCTTTACCAACGCTTCTTCCAGGCTCCCGAGCGCTCGAAGGTGACCGACTCGGAGGTGGCGCGCTTTACCGACTTTGACCGCAGCCGCGAGCTGGCGGTGACGGCGGTGCAGACCACCGGCGGCGGACCGGAGTTGGGGGTGGTGCGGCTGGTCCGCCTGGGCAGCGATATTTTTGAATTTGCGGTGCTGATTGCCGACCCCTGGCACCGCCAGGGTCTGGGCCGCAAGCTGGTGCAAAAGGCGATCGCCGTCGCCGCCGCCGGTCAGGTGCGGCGACTGGAGGGCTATGTGCTCGCTTCGAATCGGCCGATGCTCACCCTGTGCCGCCAGTTGGGTTTTGTCCTCGAACGGCTTGGCGGCGAAGGCCTTTACCAGGTGCATCTCGAAGTGGAAGGTGACGGCTGTCCAACTGTCACCGGCAGCAGTCCGATCGCCCGTGCCGACCGGTAG
- a CDS encoding MotA/TolQ/ExbB proton channel family protein: MNLLADLYRFVVNDWWIAVPLLLCSVLTIAVVTERWLYINRNKTDVDRFIVRLQRELERANLSGARNLCEQVGGVIGEVAEDGVRLLSVPRVKFEQAFDITINLGMRKFEKHLNVLGTIGAVAPFIGLLGTVVGILRSFQTFAGEGATSNKLAAEIGFALIATAAGLIVAIASVVAYNIFQNIVAQFEDDFQLLKLLFLNFADTAEFEGEVVEESTIPQQ; encoded by the coding sequence ATGAATCTCCTTGCTGATCTTTACCGCTTTGTTGTCAACGATTGGTGGATTGCTGTGCCGCTGCTGCTGTGTTCGGTTTTGACCATCGCCGTGGTCACCGAGCGCTGGCTCTACATCAACCGCAACAAGACCGACGTCGATCGCTTTATTGTCCGGCTGCAGCGCGAACTCGAGCGCGCCAACCTTTCTGGAGCGCGCAATCTCTGCGAACAGGTAGGCGGCGTGATTGGCGAAGTGGCCGAGGATGGGGTGCGGCTGCTTTCTGTGCCGCGCGTCAAGTTTGAGCAGGCCTTCGACATCACCATCAACCTGGGCATGCGCAAATTCGAAAAGCACCTCAACGTGCTGGGCACGATCGGGGCGGTCGCCCCCTTTATCGGCCTGCTCGGCACGGTGGTCGGCATCTTGCGCTCCTTCCAGACGTTTGCAGGCGAAGGGGCGACCAGCAACAAACTGGCGGCCGAAATCGGCTTTGCGCTGATTGCCACGGCGGCGGGCCTCATCGTCGCCATCGCCTCGGTCGTGGCCTACAACATCTTTCAAAACATCGTCGCCCAGTTCGAAGACGACTTTCAGCTGCTCAAGCTGCTGTTTCTCAACTTTGCCGACACCGCCGAATTTGAAGGCGAGGTGGTCGAAGAATCCACCATTCCCCAGCAGTAG
- a CDS encoding peptidoglycan DD-metalloendopeptidase family protein has product MIPQPKAQTVTAQRWSPARVAQRRRSWGGWAAGALAVAVAAGGAIALRNAAPVEQTADANLVLLLQQHSQSKVIAALAAVESGTLAMLDGRRSVVSHPVSAGDTLASLAAAYKLDARSIAFSNGLDPQSPLTPSQKLLIPPVDGLVYRVQRRDTLVAVSERHRVPITAIAKATGPGFQDFISPGQLLVIPGDAEALAAFSRAAAEPANALASLAVTGRGVSKAPRSPRGYVWPVRGFVISPYGPRGGRRHMGIDIAGPSGSPVATVRRGTVLFAGWMSGGFGNAVDVRHEDGMVSRYAHLSRILVRPDQILEAGQILGATGCTGRCTGPHLHLELHVGGRAVNPLPFLK; this is encoded by the coding sequence ATGATCCCCCAGCCAAAGGCGCAGACGGTGACGGCACAGAGGTGGTCGCCCGCCCGGGTCGCCCAGCGCCGACGGTCATGGGGCGGGTGGGCTGCGGGGGCGCTCGCGGTGGCGGTTGCCGCAGGCGGTGCCATCGCTTTGCGCAACGCCGCCCCTGTCGAGCAGACCGCCGATGCCAACCTCGTCCTGCTGCTGCAGCAACACAGTCAATCCAAAGTGATCGCCGCCCTGGCGGCCGTCGAAAGCGGCACCCTCGCAATGCTCGACGGCCGCCGCTCGGTGGTGAGTCATCCGGTATCGGCGGGCGACACGCTCGCGTCGCTGGCGGCGGCCTACAAGCTGGATGCCCGCTCGATCGCTTTTTCCAACGGCTTGGACCCGCAAAGTCCGCTCACCCCGAGCCAGAAACTGCTCATTCCGCCGGTGGACGGTCTGGTCTACCGGGTCCAACGCCGCGATACTCTAGTCGCCGTCTCCGAGCGCCACCGCGTCCCGATCACCGCCATCGCCAAAGCCACCGGACCGGGTTTTCAGGACTTTATTTCCCCCGGCCAGTTGCTGGTCATTCCCGGCGACGCCGAGGCGCTTGCGGCCTTCAGCCGGGCCGCCGCCGAGCCGGCCAACGCCCTCGCATCGCTTGCCGTCACGGGTCGCGGCGTCTCCAAAGCTCCCCGCTCGCCGCGCGGCTACGTGTGGCCCGTCCGGGGCTTCGTGATTTCGCCCTACGGCCCGCGCGGGGGCCGTAGGCACATGGGAATCGATATTGCCGGGCCGAGCGGTTCGCCCGTGGCCACCGTCCGCCGGGGGACGGTGCTGTTTGCCGGGTGGATGTCCGGCGGCTTCGGCAACGCCGTCGATGTCCGCCACGAGGACGGCATGGTCAGCCGCTACGCCCATCTGTCGCGCATCCTCGTCCGCCCGGACCAGATCCTCGAAGCCGGTCAGATTCTCGGAGCCACCGGCTGCACCGGCCGCTGCACCGGTCCGCATCTGCACCTGGAGTTGCACGTGGGCGGCCGGGCGGTCAACCCGCTGCCTTTTTTGAAATGA
- a CDS encoding ExbD/TolR family protein, translating into MAIQAGGSGRGRRNRSGFTEINITPLTDVFLVLVIILLITAPLIQNNGLKVDLPTSATGDKPEQKKSLVVGVDKDGKYSVNGAVVPEANLLAALRREAESSGQKVLVVQADADARQKNVVKVMDAARQAGLEKLVVATQPSGG; encoded by the coding sequence ATGGCGATACAAGCGGGTGGGAGCGGACGGGGGCGGCGCAACCGCAGCGGTTTCACCGAAATCAACATCACTCCCCTAACCGACGTTTTTCTGGTGCTGGTAATTATCCTGCTTATTACCGCGCCGCTCATTCAAAACAACGGCCTCAAGGTGGACCTGCCCACCTCCGCCACCGGCGACAAGCCCGAACAGAAAAAAAGCCTGGTGGTGGGTGTCGACAAAGACGGCAAGTATTCCGTCAACGGGGCGGTCGTCCCCGAAGCCAATCTGCTCGCCGCCCTGCGCCGCGAAGCGGAGTCCTCCGGTCAGAAAGTATTGGTCGTGCAGGCCGACGCCGACGCCCGCCAAAAAAACGTCGTCAAGGTGATGGACGCCGCCCGTCAGGCGGGCCTGGAGAAGCTCGTCGTCGCCACCCAACCGAGCGGCGGCTGA